The following are encoded together in the Paludisphaera mucosa genome:
- a CDS encoding response regulator has translation MSVIEAPQPPALSTIETPADPDARVPTVLIVDDSPVDRRLVAAIVARNPGLRPVVANDGGEALEMIAGSKPSVVVTDIQMPGIDGLELVKAIRRVHPDLPVILMTAYGSEDVAFQALRAGATHYVPKKSLATELAGTIDAVLAAAARGDRGSQLLRCVERSVTSWRLANDGPLIAALIASLQEELAGMGVCDGGVRTRVGVALGEALANAMFHGNLEVSSDLRQEDERIFHALADARRETSPYRDRRIDVSAEIDRDSATFRIRDEGPGFDTSGLDAPFDPESLTRIGGRGMILIRAFVDEVRHNASGNEITLVVRRKSA, from the coding sequence ATGTCCGTGATCGAAGCCCCGCAGCCTCCAGCCCTTTCGACGATCGAGACGCCGGCGGATCCCGACGCCCGCGTCCCGACGGTCCTGATCGTGGACGACTCGCCCGTCGACCGCCGCCTGGTGGCCGCGATCGTCGCCAGGAACCCCGGGCTCCGGCCCGTCGTCGCGAACGACGGCGGGGAGGCGTTGGAGATGATCGCAGGCTCCAAGCCCAGCGTCGTGGTCACCGACATCCAGATGCCGGGGATAGACGGGCTCGAGCTCGTCAAGGCGATCCGCCGCGTCCATCCCGACCTGCCGGTCATCCTGATGACGGCCTACGGCAGCGAGGACGTCGCGTTCCAGGCCCTCCGGGCGGGGGCGACCCACTACGTGCCCAAGAAGTCGCTCGCGACCGAGCTCGCCGGCACGATCGATGCGGTGCTCGCGGCGGCGGCCCGCGGCGATCGGGGCTCGCAGCTGCTGCGCTGCGTGGAGCGGAGCGTCACCTCGTGGCGGCTCGCGAACGACGGGCCCCTGATCGCCGCGCTGATCGCCTCGCTCCAGGAGGAGCTGGCCGGCATGGGGGTGTGCGACGGCGGCGTGCGGACGCGGGTCGGCGTCGCGCTCGGGGAGGCCCTCGCCAACGCCATGTTCCACGGCAACCTCGAGGTCTCGTCGGACCTGCGTCAGGAGGACGAGCGGATCTTCCACGCCCTGGCGGACGCCAGGCGCGAGACCTCGCCGTATCGGGACCGTCGGATCGACGTCTCCGCGGAGATCGATCGGGATTCCGCGACGTTCCGGATCCGCGACGAGGGCCCCGGGTTCGACACTTCGGGCCTCGACGCCCCGTTCGACCCCGAGAGCCTGACCCGGATCGGCGGACGCGGGATGATCCTGATCCGGGCGTTCGTCGACGAGGTCCGCCACAACGCCAGCGGCAACGAGATCACGCTGGTCGTGCGCAGGAAGTCGGCCTGA
- a CDS encoding putative bifunctional diguanylate cyclase/phosphodiesterase produces the protein MVDASRRSGGSSRPLIGRRPAAPATLHTPAFDRLARLAAALLKSSTVLIWLVEGDRLLRKGPRRTSWAEAGRGRFDRGLCRRIFRAGAPSIIDAARLDPRPAGGPPGPGPTRVACVGVPLVDGRGRRLGVLCTVDGPRGSRDGCRLAVLVDLAESATKEIDLLSLEERLARAEKALLLSEQCYRLQSENATDMISRFDALGVFLDVTPACRHLLGYSPEELIGRPIYELIHPDDLAAVARSGEALRASPGAQLQSCRLRHKDGRYLWIEGSTQAILDPDTGAFLEVRCSSRDVTERVRAEEKLAHQASHDALTGLPNRTLLRDELERHIGLPGEGMSPFSLLLLDLDRFKEINDTFGHHCGDAVLERFSLRLAEVVRGSDVLARLGGDEFGILLPGADERRAREAAAGIQGVLARPIVVEGRPFDVRASIGIAIHPEHGLDAETLLKHADVAMYSAKRAGAGSSVYSSGRDHHCPRRLGLVVELRRAIDDGQLRLHYQPTFDLGTMRPVGMEALVRWQHPRDGLLGPGEFIPMAEQTGLIRPLGLWALREALHQRRAWSLGGIDLGVSVNLSPENLQDDLLVGTIDRLMDEAEVPPRRLTVEVTEGAMMADPARAKSTLARLHRAGVLVSIDDFGTGYSSLGYLKELPVDEVKVDRSFVRDMAANERDACIVRSVIELGHNLGHRVVAEGVESRETLDLLTSWGCDLAQGFLLGRPLPACEVPAWLARTGGAPPMRSG, from the coding sequence ATGGTCGACGCTTCTCGCCGATCCGGGGGCTCGTCCCGGCCGTTGATCGGGCGTCGGCCCGCCGCGCCCGCGACGCTGCACACGCCCGCATTCGACCGGCTGGCCCGGCTCGCCGCCGCCCTGCTGAAGTCTTCGACGGTGCTGATCTGGCTGGTCGAGGGCGACCGGCTCCTCCGCAAGGGCCCGCGGCGGACGTCGTGGGCCGAGGCCGGCCGAGGGCGCTTCGATCGCGGCCTCTGCCGGCGGATCTTCAGGGCCGGCGCGCCCTCGATCATCGACGCCGCCCGGCTCGATCCGCGGCCGGCCGGGGGGCCGCCCGGGCCCGGGCCGACCCGCGTCGCCTGCGTAGGCGTCCCCCTGGTCGACGGCCGAGGCCGCCGCCTCGGCGTCTTGTGCACGGTCGACGGGCCTCGCGGATCCCGGGACGGATGCCGGCTGGCCGTCCTGGTGGACCTGGCCGAGTCCGCGACGAAGGAGATCGACCTCCTGTCGCTCGAGGAGCGGCTGGCGCGGGCGGAGAAGGCCCTGCTCCTGAGCGAGCAGTGCTACAGGCTCCAGTCGGAGAACGCGACCGACATGATCTCGAGGTTCGACGCCCTCGGGGTCTTCCTCGACGTCACCCCCGCCTGCCGCCACCTGCTGGGCTATTCGCCCGAGGAGTTGATCGGCCGGCCGATCTACGAGCTGATCCATCCCGACGACCTCGCCGCGGTCGCCCGCTCGGGCGAGGCGCTCCGGGCCTCGCCCGGGGCCCAGCTCCAATCGTGCCGGCTCCGGCACAAGGACGGCCGATACCTCTGGATCGAGGGCTCCACCCAGGCGATCCTCGACCCGGACACCGGCGCCTTCCTGGAAGTCCGCTGCTCCTCTCGGGACGTGACCGAGCGGGTGCGGGCCGAGGAGAAACTCGCCCATCAGGCCTCGCACGACGCCCTGACGGGCCTGCCCAACCGGACCTTGCTCCGCGACGAGCTGGAGCGCCACATCGGCCTCCCCGGCGAGGGGATGAGCCCGTTCTCCCTGCTCCTGCTCGACCTGGACCGATTCAAGGAGATCAACGACACGTTCGGGCACCATTGCGGGGACGCCGTCCTCGAGCGGTTCAGCCTTCGGCTGGCGGAGGTGGTCCGAGGCTCCGACGTGCTGGCCCGCCTGGGGGGCGACGAGTTCGGGATCCTCCTGCCCGGGGCGGACGAGAGGAGGGCGCGCGAGGCCGCCGCCGGGATCCAGGGGGTGCTGGCGAGGCCGATCGTCGTGGAGGGACGGCCCTTCGACGTGCGGGCCAGCATCGGGATCGCCATCCACCCCGAGCACGGCCTGGACGCCGAGACGCTCCTGAAGCACGCGGACGTGGCGATGTATTCGGCGAAGCGGGCCGGGGCCGGAAGCTCCGTCTACTCGAGCGGCCGGGACCATCACTGCCCCAGGCGCCTTGGGCTCGTCGTCGAGCTTCGCCGCGCGATCGACGACGGCCAGCTCCGCCTCCACTATCAGCCGACCTTCGACCTCGGGACGATGCGGCCGGTGGGGATGGAGGCGCTCGTACGGTGGCAGCACCCGCGCGACGGCCTGCTCGGCCCCGGCGAATTCATCCCGATGGCCGAACAGACAGGCCTGATCCGCCCGCTGGGGCTCTGGGCGTTGCGCGAGGCCCTGCACCAGCGCCGCGCCTGGTCCCTCGGGGGGATCGACCTGGGCGTGTCGGTGAACCTGTCGCCCGAGAACCTCCAGGACGACCTGCTGGTCGGGACGATCGACCGCCTGATGGACGAGGCGGAGGTCCCGCCGCGACGCCTGACCGTCGAGGTGACCGAGGGGGCTATGATGGCCGACCCGGCCCGCGCGAAGTCGACCCTGGCCCGGCTCCACCGGGCGGGCGTGCTCGTCTCGATCGACGACTTCGGCACGGGATATTCCTCGCTGGGCTACCTGAAGGAGCTGCCGGTGGACGAGGTGAAGGTGGACCGCTCGTTCGTGCGGGACATGGCGGCCAACGAGCGGGACGCCTGCATCGTGCGATCGGTGATCGAGCTGGGGCACAACCTCGGGCATCGCGTCGTGGCCGAGGGGGTCGAGAGCCGGGAAACCCTGGACCTGCTGACGTCGTGGGGCTGCGACCTGGCCCAGGGGTTCCTCCTGGGGCGTCCGCTCCCCGCGTGCGAGGTCCCCGCCTGGCTGGCCCGAACGGGCGGCGCCCCGCCCATGCGATCCGGGTAG
- a CDS encoding IS701 family transposase, protein MSLLDHPDAKALLADAVVTAEAITGQTDRLTAFLQRYLPRFYRVEQRATAALVIRARLGGLERKTSEPIAIQAGLPRKPIQFFVGAGKWDDEAVMAELRQHVREELADPDGVVIVDPSAFPKKGAESCGVDRQWCGRLGKVDNCQVGVFLAYTTDAGYAPLDRRLYLPREWADDEARREKCHVPEEIKFQETWRIALDLLDRSLPGLPHAWITGDDELGRASEFRAALRQRGERYVLDVPCNTSVRDLQRRRPPRKKAGVGRRREVPFVRADAWAARQSVSRWERITVRDGEKGPLKVDALSVRVRTKQDGRVGPEERLVVIRPVGESRIDYALSNAGPEIPLAEVVRAQRQRHRIEEVFGAGKGEVGLDHYEMRSWVGWHHHMTLSLVALWFLCLERRQVGGGNPSDDRAADAAHPDPAARQPATQSGGGRGGGQPRAAA, encoded by the coding sequence ATGTCACTCCTGGATCATCCGGACGCGAAGGCTCTGCTGGCCGACGCCGTAGTCACTGCCGAGGCCATCACGGGTCAGACCGACCGCCTGACGGCCTTTCTCCAGCGCTACTTGCCCCGGTTCTACCGCGTCGAGCAGCGGGCCACCGCCGCCCTGGTCATCCGTGCCCGGCTCGGCGGCCTCGAACGCAAGACCTCCGAGCCCATCGCCATCCAGGCCGGCCTGCCCCGCAAGCCGATCCAGTTCTTTGTTGGCGCCGGCAAGTGGGATGATGAGGCTGTCATGGCCGAACTGCGTCAGCACGTCCGCGAGGAATTGGCCGACCCCGACGGCGTCGTGATCGTCGACCCCAGTGCCTTCCCCAAGAAAGGGGCAGAGTCCTGCGGCGTCGATCGCCAGTGGTGCGGCCGACTCGGCAAGGTAGACAACTGCCAGGTCGGTGTCTTCCTGGCTTACACCACAGATGCCGGCTACGCCCCGCTCGATCGCCGGCTCTATCTGCCCCGAGAGTGGGCCGACGACGAGGCCCGACGCGAGAAGTGCCACGTCCCCGAGGAGATCAAGTTCCAGGAAACCTGGCGGATCGCCCTGGACCTGCTCGACCGGAGCCTGCCCGGTCTGCCCCACGCCTGGATCACAGGCGATGACGAATTGGGTCGGGCCTCCGAGTTCCGGGCCGCGTTACGTCAGCGTGGTGAACGCTATGTTTTGGACGTGCCGTGCAACACCTCGGTGCGCGACCTCCAGCGGCGACGCCCGCCCCGCAAGAAGGCCGGCGTCGGCCGCCGACGCGAGGTGCCGTTCGTACGGGCCGATGCCTGGGCGGCACGACAGTCGGTATCACGCTGGGAGCGGATCACGGTCCGCGACGGCGAGAAGGGACCGCTGAAAGTCGATGCGCTGAGCGTGCGGGTGCGAACCAAGCAGGACGGACGTGTTGGACCGGAGGAGCGCCTGGTGGTGATCCGCCCGGTCGGCGAGTCGCGGATCGACTATGCCCTGAGCAACGCCGGCCCCGAGATTCCTCTGGCCGAGGTGGTGCGAGCCCAGCGGCAACGGCACCGGATCGAGGAGGTGTTCGGCGCCGGCAAGGGGGAGGTCGGGCTGGATCACTACGAGATGCGGAGTTGGGTGGGCTGGCACCATCACATGACGCTGTCGCTGGTGGCGCTCTGGTTTCTGTGCTTGGAGCGACGGCAGGTGGGGGGGGGAAACCCCAGCGATGACCGTGCGGCAGACGCGGCACATCCTGACCCGGCTGCTCGGCAGCCGGCCACCCAGTCCGGAGGAGGTCGCGGCGGAGGTCAGCCGCGTGCTGCGGCGTAA
- a CDS encoding sensor histidine kinase has protein sequence MHRFAQGIVETVRHPLLVLDRDLQIRKANAAFYRTFGVTRDETEGRLLHELGGGRWGDSCLRALLDAVDRAGEAFQDYEVELEFSHVGVKVVLLDAHRVHDDGTPWVLLAIEDVTARAREELQRLNRELEDRVGERTEQLQAANRELEAFSYSVSHDLRAPLRALDGFSDELLRSYADRLDDRGRHYLRRLRSGTQRMGQLIDDMLQLSRLNRGEMKRERVDLTALAEAVAAELQGREPDRRVALVIEAGLSAVGDGSLLRVALENLLGNAWKFTSKNESAAVTVGREEHQGAPAFFVRDDGAGFDMAHAPKLFGAFQRLHGEKEFPGNGIGLATVQRVVHRHCGQVWAEGRPGRGATFHFTLPLEETP, from the coding sequence ATGCACCGCTTCGCCCAGGGCATCGTCGAGACCGTCCGACACCCGCTCCTCGTCCTGGACCGAGACCTGCAGATCCGCAAGGCCAACGCCGCGTTCTACCGCACTTTCGGCGTGACCAGGGACGAGACGGAAGGCCGGCTCTTGCATGAATTGGGGGGCGGCCGGTGGGGCGACTCGTGCCTGAGGGCCTTGCTGGACGCGGTCGACCGGGCCGGCGAAGCCTTCCAGGACTACGAGGTCGAACTCGAATTCTCGCACGTCGGCGTCAAGGTCGTGCTGCTCGACGCCCACCGCGTCCACGACGACGGCACGCCGTGGGTCTTGCTGGCGATCGAGGACGTGACCGCCCGCGCCCGCGAGGAGCTGCAACGGCTCAACAGGGAGCTGGAGGACCGCGTCGGGGAGCGGACGGAGCAGCTTCAGGCGGCCAATCGGGAGCTGGAGGCGTTCTCCTACTCGGTGAGCCACGACCTGCGCGCCCCGCTGCGCGCCCTCGACGGCTTCAGCGACGAGCTGCTGAGGAGCTATGCCGACCGGCTCGACGACCGCGGGCGGCACTACCTCCGGCGGCTGAGGTCGGGCACCCAGCGGATGGGGCAGTTGATCGACGACATGCTGCAGCTGTCCCGGCTCAACCGCGGCGAGATGAAGCGAGAGCGGGTGGACCTGACGGCCCTGGCGGAGGCGGTGGCGGCCGAGCTGCAGGGCCGAGAACCCGACCGGCGCGTCGCCCTCGTCATCGAGGCGGGCCTGTCCGCCGTGGGCGACGGCTCGCTGCTGCGGGTCGCCCTGGAGAACCTGCTGGGCAACGCCTGGAAGTTCACCTCCAAGAACGAGTCCGCGGCCGTCACGGTCGGCCGGGAGGAGCACCAGGGGGCCCCCGCGTTCTTCGTGCGGGACGACGGGGCCGGCTTCGACATGGCCCACGCCCCCAAGCTGTTCGGGGCCTTCCAGCGGCTGCACGGGGAGAAGGAGTTCCCCGGGAACGGCATCGGCCTGGCCACCGTCCAGCGGGTCGTCCACCGCCACTGCGGGCAGGTCTGGGCCGAGGGCCGGCCGGGGCGAGGGGCGACCTTTCACTTCACCCTGCCCCTGGAGGAGACGCCGTGA
- a CDS encoding response regulator: protein MNGKIILLVEDNQDDEELAVLAFERSRIASAMVVVRDGQEALDYFFGTAAHEGKDAKELPQVVLLDLKLPKVDGLEVLRRLRADPRTRRLPVVVLTSSKEEQDLLASYDRGANSYVRKPVDFPRFAETVHQLQMYWLVLNEVPTAGGEGP, encoded by the coding sequence GTGAACGGGAAGATCATCCTGCTGGTGGAGGACAACCAGGACGACGAGGAGCTGGCCGTGCTCGCCTTCGAGCGGAGCCGCATCGCCAGCGCGATGGTCGTCGTCCGCGACGGCCAGGAGGCCCTGGACTACTTCTTCGGCACCGCAGCCCACGAGGGCAAGGACGCGAAGGAGTTGCCCCAGGTGGTCCTGCTGGACCTGAAGCTGCCGAAGGTGGACGGCCTGGAAGTCCTCAGGCGCCTGCGCGCCGACCCGAGGACTCGGAGGCTTCCCGTGGTCGTGCTGACCTCCTCGAAGGAGGAGCAGGACCTGCTCGCCAGCTACGACCGGGGGGCCAATAGCTACGTCCGCAAGCCGGTGGACTTCCCCCGCTTCGCCGAGACCGTCCATCAACTCCAGATGTACTGGCTCGTCCTAAACGAGGTGCCGACCGCCGGCGGCGAAGGCCCATGA